In Oncorhynchus mykiss isolate Arlee chromosome 1, USDA_OmykA_1.1, whole genome shotgun sequence, the following proteins share a genomic window:
- the LOC110529913 gene encoding uncharacterized protein LOC110529913 isoform X4: protein MFPFSPGYDHRALSQSLDLPVCVMDDHLTSEAVNEMEQSNSTRSRATSVMETTEEGMLNIVEHLTLMDFLQNLTEKQWRGIREGMFDPLTKQQLAGLCLRIVQFLSDKLMQIIIPGL, encoded by the exons ATGTTTCCATTCTCTCCTGGTTATGACCATAGAGCCTTGTCCCAGTCTCtagacctgcctgtctgtgtgatggATGACCACCTGACCTCTGAAGCTGTCAATGAGATG GAGCAGAGCAATTCTACCAGGAGCAGAGCAACCTCAGTGATGGAAACCACAGAAGAGGGAATGCTCAACATTGTGGAACATCTGACACTTATGGACTTCCTTCAAAACCTAACTGAGAA GCAATGGAGGGGGATTCGTGAGGGCATGTTTGACCCG CTGACAAAACAACAGCTTGCCGGCTTGTGTCTGAGGATTGTCCAGTTTTTATCGGACAAGCTGATGCAGATCATCATCCCAG